In a single window of the Rhodamnia argentea isolate NSW1041297 chromosome 2, ASM2092103v1, whole genome shotgun sequence genome:
- the LOC115749844 gene encoding protein PHOSPHATE-INDUCED 1-like, which yields MGFPLSPQCLVLYLVLLQVSFANVCWGSRKLAALYQPPPMVAKYHKGLLLDGDLRVSVIWYGKFTPAQKSIISDFLLSLTPQQTQHQSPSSVPSAAKWWGTVQTYLQKAGKKQSRVALASQFDDESCSMGKLLKRTQITELAQKLSSGPGAGELALVLTAQDVAVEGFCVSGCGTHGSVGRRPFIWVGNSATQCPGQCAWPFHQPIYGPQSPPLGAPNGDVGADGMVINVASLLAGTVTNPFGNGYSVGAAGAPTDVASACTGSFGKGSYPGYAGELLVDSGTGGSYNAQGVNGRKYLLPALFDPTTSQCSTMV from the coding sequence ATGGGATTCCCTCTTTCCCCCCAATGTCTCGTCCTTTATCTTGTTCTTCTCCAAGTGAGCTTCGCCAATGTTTGTTGGGGATCGAGGAAGCTCGCTGCCCTGTACCAACCGCCTCCCATGGTGGCGAAGTACCACAAGGGCCTCTTGCTCGACGGCGACCTCCGCGTCTCCGTCATCTGGTACGGCAAGTTCACGCCCGCCCAGAAATCGATCATCTCCgacttcctcctctctctcactccccaGCAGACCCAACACCAGTCGCCATCATCCGTCCCCTCTGCGGCGAAATGGTGGGGCACCGTCCAAACCTACCTGCAGAAGGCCGGCAAGAAACAGTCCCGCGTCGCGTTGGCGAGCCAGTTCGACGACGAGAGCTGCTCCATGGGCAAATTGCTGAAGCGGACTCAGATCACCGAGCTGGCGCAGAAGCTCAGCTCGGGGCCCGGCGCGGGCGAGCTGGCCCTCGTCCTCACGGCCCAGGACGTCGCCGTCGAGGGCTTCTGCGTCAGCGGCTGCGGCACCCACGGCTCCGTCGGGCGGCGGCCGTTCATCTGGGTCGGCAACTCGGCGACCCAGTGCCCTGGGCAGTGCGCGTGGCCTTTCCACCAGCCGATCTACGGCCCGCAGTCGCCGCCGCTCGGCGCGCCCAACGGCGACGTGGGGGCCGACGGGATGGTGATCAACGTCGCGAGCCTCCTGGCCGGGACGGTGACGAACCCGTTCGGGAACGGGTACTCGGTCGGCGCGGCCGGTGCGCCGACGGACGTGGCGTCGGCTTGCACGGGGAGCTTCGGGAAGGGGTCGTACCCGGGGTACGCCGGGGAGCTGCTGGTGGACTCGGGGACGGGCGGGAGTTACAACGCGCAGGGGGTGAACGGGAGAAAGTATCTGTTGCCCGCGCTGTTTGACCCGACGACGTCGCAGTGTTCTACGATGGTGTGA